A single window of Penaeus chinensis breed Huanghai No. 1 chromosome 9, ASM1920278v2, whole genome shotgun sequence DNA harbors:
- the LOC125028877 gene encoding cytoplasmic tRNA 2-thiolation protein 1-like isoform X1, which yields MVISCNTGCGKNAVLKRPKTGDALCKECFFWAFEEEVHHTITAAKLFNPGDYVAIAASGGKDSTVLAYVMKLLNERYNYGLKLVLLSIDEGITGYRDDSLETVKRNEQQYGIPLKIMSYEELYGWTMDRIVEKVGRKNNCTFCGVFRRQALDRGATLLQVDKIVTGHNADDIAETVLMNILRGDIARLQRCTAIVTGNDDTIARSKPFKYTYEKEIVMYAYFKKLDYFSTECIYSPNAYRGHARAYLKDLEKIRATAVIDVIHSGECLSVREGVKLPTQSTCERCGHVSSQPVCKACVLLEGLNKGRPRLGIGKSSKVQERLGENHKKEKEKKGSKHIPNGVAAEGHAEIKSLDF from the exons ATGGTCATAAGTTGCAACACAGGCTGTGGGAAAAATGCTGTATTAAAG CGTCCCAAAACAGGTGATGCGTTGTGTAAAGAATGCTTTTTCTGGGCCTTTGAGGAGGAAGTTCACCACACAATCACAGCAGCAAAACTCTTCAATCCAGGAGACTATGTAGCCATTGCAGCCTCAG GAGGAAAAGATTCAACCGTTCTGGCATATGTTATGAAGTTATTAAATGAGCGTTATAATTATGGACTGAAGTTAGTTCTCCTGTCCATTGATGAGGGGATTACAG GTTACCGAGACGACAGTTTAGAGACAGTTAAGCGGAATGAGCAGCAGTATGGAATCCCCCTCAAGATAATGTCGTATGAGGAACTGTATGGGTGGACAATGGACCGCATTGTTGAAAAG GTTGGACGCAAGAACAACTGCACCTTTTGTGGTGTGTTCAGGAGGCAGGCGCTTGACCGCGGGGCGACCCTGTTACAGGTGGACAAGATTGTGACAGGGCACAATGCTGACGATATAGCGGAAACAGTCTTGATGAACATTCTACGAGGAGACATTGCCAGGCTTCAGCGGTGCACTGCCATTGTTACT GGTAATGACGACACCATTGCAAGGTCAAAGCCTTTCAAGTACACCTATGAAAAAGAGATTGTGATGTATGCCTACTTCAAGAAATTAGACTATTTTTCCACAGAATGCATTTACTCCCCAAATGCTTACCGAGGTCACGCACGAGCTTATCTCAAGGACCTGGAAAAGATCAGGGCTACGGCTGTCATTGATGTGATCCACTCAG GAGAATGCCTCTCTGTGCGTGAAGGAGTTAAACTACCTACCCAGTCAACATGTGAACGGTGTGGTCACGTGTCTTCACAGCCAGTATGCAAGGCTTGTGTTCTACTGGAAGGGCTTAACAAAGGACGACCCAGGTTAGGCATTGGCAAGTCGTCCAAGGTCCAGGAACGACTTGGAGAGAAccacaagaaagaaaaggagaagaagggttcTAAGCATATCCCCAATGGTGTGGCTGCAGAAGGGCATGCGGAGATCAAGAGTTTAGATTTCTAG
- the LOC125028877 gene encoding cytoplasmic tRNA 2-thiolation protein 1-like isoform X2, whose protein sequence is MKLLNERYNYGLKLVLLSIDEGITGYRDDSLETVKRNEQQYGIPLKIMSYEELYGWTMDRIVEKVGRKNNCTFCGVFRRQALDRGATLLQVDKIVTGHNADDIAETVLMNILRGDIARLQRCTAIVTGNDDTIARSKPFKYTYEKEIVMYAYFKKLDYFSTECIYSPNAYRGHARAYLKDLEKIRATAVIDVIHSGECLSVREGVKLPTQSTCERCGHVSSQPVCKACVLLEGLNKGRPRLGIGKSSKVQERLGENHKKEKEKKGSKHIPNGVAAEGHAEIKSLDF, encoded by the exons ATGAAGTTATTAAATGAGCGTTATAATTATGGACTGAAGTTAGTTCTCCTGTCCATTGATGAGGGGATTACAG GTTACCGAGACGACAGTTTAGAGACAGTTAAGCGGAATGAGCAGCAGTATGGAATCCCCCTCAAGATAATGTCGTATGAGGAACTGTATGGGTGGACAATGGACCGCATTGTTGAAAAG GTTGGACGCAAGAACAACTGCACCTTTTGTGGTGTGTTCAGGAGGCAGGCGCTTGACCGCGGGGCGACCCTGTTACAGGTGGACAAGATTGTGACAGGGCACAATGCTGACGATATAGCGGAAACAGTCTTGATGAACATTCTACGAGGAGACATTGCCAGGCTTCAGCGGTGCACTGCCATTGTTACT GGTAATGACGACACCATTGCAAGGTCAAAGCCTTTCAAGTACACCTATGAAAAAGAGATTGTGATGTATGCCTACTTCAAGAAATTAGACTATTTTTCCACAGAATGCATTTACTCCCCAAATGCTTACCGAGGTCACGCACGAGCTTATCTCAAGGACCTGGAAAAGATCAGGGCTACGGCTGTCATTGATGTGATCCACTCAG GAGAATGCCTCTCTGTGCGTGAAGGAGTTAAACTACCTACCCAGTCAACATGTGAACGGTGTGGTCACGTGTCTTCACAGCCAGTATGCAAGGCTTGTGTTCTACTGGAAGGGCTTAACAAAGGACGACCCAGGTTAGGCATTGGCAAGTCGTCCAAGGTCCAGGAACGACTTGGAGAGAAccacaagaaagaaaaggagaagaagggttcTAAGCATATCCCCAATGGTGTGGCTGCAGAAGGGCATGCGGAGATCAAGAGTTTAGATTTCTAG